One window of Dermacentor albipictus isolate Rhodes 1998 colony chromosome 9, USDA_Dalb.pri_finalv2, whole genome shotgun sequence genomic DNA carries:
- the LOC139050031 gene encoding transcription factor che-1-like, translating to MAEESSNECMPLDLSMKAEATLAVLAACAVIQQRAVDNTRQLQDIETSAMAEESSNECMPLDLSMKAEATQRTSRDGTQGASSTLGAYRTISDDALRYPGNTQHTPTTNEICNVDGVAENGSTSHQRLGFIGNIDHARPSTSRAGMEEASASFEDGAMNATEAGGREQQVSCDASRKVSSRRDASHGTPHERTGGTAPMFRARDRSPVDKSNHKCETCGKLLSSAATLTVHHRTHTGERPYKCEICHKLFARSDSFHSHQLIHTGLKPHICQYFTRPFKRKADLKAHLMSHSDDRPFICDICNQSFKYNSSLSRHRKRIQEGK from the exons AtggctgaagaaagcagcaacgAATGCATGCCTCTTGACTTAAGCATGAAGGCCGAAGCAACACTAGCCGTACTAGCCGCATGCGCTGTGATTCAACAACGTGCAGTGGACAATACACGCCAGTTACAGGACATCGAGACATCAGCCAtggctgaagaaagcagcaacgAATGCATGCCTCTGGACTTAAGCATGAAGGCCGAAGCAACACAGCGTACTAGCCGTGACGGTACCCAGGGCGCTTCATCTACATTGGGCGCCTACAGAAC GATTTCTGACGATGCCTTGCGCTATCCGGGGAACACGCAGCACACGCCCACGACCAACGAGATTTGCAACGTCGACG GTGTCGCTGAAAATGGGAGCACAAGTCACCAGCGCCTGGGGTTCATCGGCAACATCGATCACGCAAGGCCCAGCACAAGCCGCGCTGGCATGGAGGAAGCATCAGCCAGTTTTGAAGACGGCGCTAT GAATGCTACTGAAGCCGGAGGAAGAGAGCAGCAAGTGTCCTGCGACGCCAGTAGGAAGGTTTCCAGCAGACGGGATGCCTCACACGGAACACCCCACGAACGTACGGGAGGCACAGCGCCCATGTTCAGAGCACGCGATCGATCGCCTGTCGACAAGTCGAACCACAAATGCGAAACATGTGGTAAATTGCTAAGTAGCGCTGCTACTCTAACCGTGCATCACCGGACGCATACAGGAGAAAGACCCTACAAATGCGAAATATGTCATAAATTGTTCGCGCGCAGTGACAGTTTCCATAGCCATCAACTAATTCACACGGGATTGAAACCCCATATCTGCCAATATTTTACTAGACCATTCAAAAGGAAAGCGGACCTTAAAGCTCATCTTATGTCGCACAGTGACGACAGACCTTTTATTTGCGACATATGTAATCAGTCATTTAAGTATAACTCATCTTTGAGCAGACACCGCAAAAGAATTCAAGAGGGTAAATAG